The window GAATATTAAGATCCATTTTCTCAATAATACGTCCTAATTGAATTAAGTCTTTTTCATGCATGTGAGCAATATTTAATTCCAAATTTCCCCAAATAGCATCCAATTCTTGTAAGGTTGACTCCAACCAAAAAATAGATGTTTTAGGTTCATCTTTAGCAATTTGATAACGAAGATAGAGACCATTGATTCGGCTAAACATTCTGTTTGGAAGAGATGCACGGGCTAATACAGCATTTTCACGGGCATTATTGACAATGCTTAGAAGGCTGACAAACTCAAGATCAAAAGTAGCTTGACGAAGAAACTCTTGATTATTTTGATAATCAAGTGTCAGGCCAAGTTTCGCATAAAAATTATGGCTCTCTTGATGATTATCGTCAAGAATTTTATCAAAGATATCAATGACCAAACGTGACATGCTCTCAGCACGTTGGATATAGCGTCCTATCCAAAAAAGATGTTCAGCTGTTTGTGGTGAAATAAGAATCATTTACTCTCCTTTAAAATCCAAGTGTCTTTAAATCCGCCACCTTGGCTAGAGTTAACGATATAGCTTTTAGGATCCATAGCATAACGCGTTAATCCTCCTGGCCATACGACAATCTCTTCACCATATAAAGAATACATTCGAAGGTCTGCTTTATGAGGTATAAGTTGTCCTAAATCATTACGGCATTCAATATCATAAAATTCGATAACTTCTTGTGCGATAAAACGTCTTGGTTCTTTTAAAATAGCTTCTTTCATATGTTCACGCTCACTTTTTGAAAGTTGTGAACCAAAGACAACGCCATACCCACCTGCTTCAGCAACATCTTTAATAACCAATGTGCGAAGATTTTGGATAATGTACTGACGGTCTTTTTCAAAAAATGCCAAATACGTTGGGGCATTTTGTAAAATGGGCTCTTCCCCCATATAGTAGCGAATCATTTGAGGAACAAAATAGTAAATGCCTTTATCATCAGCGATGCCATTTCCAATACTATTCATCAAGCCAATATTGCCTGCTCGGTAGACTTGTGTGATATTAGGCACACCAATCAGTGATTCAGCATGAAAAAACTTAGGATCAAGTGCATCATCATCCATTCGACGATAGACAGCGCCTACACGAGAACGTTTACCATTAAAGGTTTTGAAGTAAAGGATATTGTTTTCAACAAATAAATCCTCCCCTGTGGCAAAAACTGCGCCACTCTCTTTAGCAAGGTAGGAGTGTTCATAAAATGCAGAGTTATAGCGACCTGGTGTCAAGACAACATTGATACCGCCGGTGTTAACGTAATCCATTGTTTTTTTGAGAATTTGAGGGTAATCATAAACTTTTTGTATTGGTAATTTTTCAAAAAATTCAGGAAATACTTTACGGGTAAGCTTACGAATCGAAAGAGGGTAGCTAACACCACTTGGGACACGTAAATTATCTTCTAAAACAACCCATCCATCGCCAACGCTATTTTTCACAAGATCTATACC of the Sulfuricurvum sp. genome contains:
- a CDS encoding alpha-E domain-containing protein; amino-acid sequence: MILISPQTAEHLFWIGRYIQRAESMSRLVIDIFDKILDDNHQESHNFYAKLGLTLDYQNNQEFLRQATFDLEFVSLLSIVNNARENAVLARASLPNRMFSRINGLYLRYQIAKDEPKTSIFWLESTLQELDAIWGNLELNIAHMHEKDLIQLGRIIEKMDLNIRLFDSLEATALDVARLNNLLAKLGQYNAKVSLHSS
- a CDS encoding circularly permuted type 2 ATP-grasp protein is translated as MVESQSPLYDEFKAILNTIDPDRVKELLSYMRTEAINFNLFKNGSFIERKFPFDIIPRIVSASEFEYLDKGIQQRIYALNLFLEDIYSEQKILKDGIIPSDFVFASKAFLPEFMNTPVSKKIRVHISGIDLVKNSVGDGWVVLEDNLRVPSGVSYPLSIRKLTRKVFPEFFEKLPIQKVYDYPQILKKTMDYVNTGGINVVLTPGRYNSAFYEHSYLAKESGAVFATGEDLFVENNILYFKTFNGKRSRVGAVYRRMDDDALDPKFFHAESLIGVPNITQVYRAGNIGLMNSIGNGIADDKGIYYFVPQMIRYYMGEEPILQNAPTYLAFFEKDRQYIIQNLRTLVIKDVAEAGGYGVVFGSQLSKSEREHMKEAILKEPRRFIAQEVIEFYDIECRNDLGQLIPHKADLRMYSLYGEEIVVWPGGLTRYAMDPKSYIVNSSQGGGFKDTWILKESK